A stretch of DNA from Variovorax paradoxus:
GCCCGCCACGGCCGCGCTGTGGGCCAGGTCGAAGAACTCCGTGAGGTTGCGCGCGCGCAGCACGCCGTACTGGCGGAACACGGCGTCGTACACCGCGTCGTCGCCCGCCAGCGCGGCGGTGTGCGAGGCGGCGGCCTCGGCACCCAGCGCGGTGCGCCCGACCTTGACCATCACCACCGGCTTGCCGTTGGCCTGCGCCAGGGCCAGCGCCGCACGCAGGCGGGGGCCGTCGCGGCAGCCTTCCATGTAGGCCATGATCACGTCGGTGTCGGGGTCCTGTGCGAGCCAGGCCAGGCAGTCGGCGACCTGCACGTCGGCCTCGTTGCCGGTGGTGGCCCACAGCGACAGGCCGACGCCGCGCGCCCGCGCCATCGCGTACGCATAGGCGCCGAACGCGCCCGACTGGCTCACCAGCCCAATGCGCCCCGGCATCACGCGGCCCACGCCGGGCGCGGGCGAGAAGGTCGCGTACACATGGCGCGCCACGTTCATGAAGCCCAGGCAATTGGGGCCGACCAGCCGCACGCCGGCGGCACGCGCCTTGTCGCCGAGCCGCGCCTGCGCCGCCGCGCCCTCGGCGCCGACTTCGGCGAAGCCCGAGGAGAACAGCACCACGCCCTTCACGCCCGCCGCGATGGCGTCGTCGAGCGCACCGTCGACCAGCGCCGACGGCACCGCGAGGATCGCCAGGTCCACCGGCTGGCCGATGGCGCGCAGGCTCGGGAAGGCCGGCAGGTCCTGGATGCGGTCGGCGTTCGGGTTGACCGGGTAGAGCGCGCCCTCGAAGCCGAAGCGGCGCTGGTAGTCAACGGGAATGCCGCCGATCTTCAGCGCGTTGGACGAGGCGCCGACCACCGCGATGGAACGCGGCGCGAACAGCGCCGACAGGGATGCGGCTTGCGAGGAGAAGAAGTCGATGGGCATGTCGGAGGTGTCGGAAGTCAGAAGTTGTGGCGGATGCCGGTGGCGAGCACGCGCACGTCGTTGCCGCTGTGGGCGATCACCGGAATGGTCCCGAGCGAGGCCGAGGCGCCGTGCCGGTTCAGCAGGCGCAGCCAGCGCGCATAGACCACGGTGCGCTTGCTCAGGTAGTAGTCGTAGCCCAGCGTCCACGCCAGCTGCGAGCGTTCGCTCTCGGCGACCTTGCGCTGCGTGGCACCGAAGATCAGGTTCGAGGTGGGAGTCACGTTGTAGGTGGCGCCCAGGTTCACGAGCTTCGCGGTCGGCACATTCGGCAGGCTCGACGCATTGCGCACGTAGCTCGCATACAGCTGCAGGCCGATCGACGGCAGCTCGTACGAGCCGGTCAGCGCCTGGTAGGTCGTGGTGGCGGGCGAGGCCACGGGCGCCGCCGCCGAGCCCGAGCGTGCGCGCTGGAAGGCGTAGGCGATGTAGTAGGGCTTGCGGGCCCAGCCGACGTTGCCGCCGTAGACGTTGCCGCTCTGGTGGCTCAGCGCGCTCGATTCGCCGGGTGCGTAGGCGAGGTCGGCAAAGAACTCCATGCTGGCCGGCGTGCGGTAGCGCACCATGTTGCTGGCGCGCGCCGCAAAGGGCGTGATGCCTGTCTGCGCATCGGTGGCGGCCACGAGGTTGATCGGCGAGAACACCGAGTTCAGGCCATAGGGGTCGGCCTTGAAAAGCGCATAGAACATCGGCGTGTACATGCGGCCCGCGTCGATCTGGCCCCACGGCGCCGAGAAGCCGACGAACGACTGTCGGCTGAACGACATCGCGGGGCCGGGCAGCGTGCCGTTGCCGGTGTCGGGCGCAAAGCCGCTCTCCAGCGTGAAGTGCGCGCCCAGGCCGCCGCCGAGGTCTTCGGTGCCGCGAAAGCCGATGCGCGAGGCGGTCTGGCCGCCGTCTTCGAGGCGCGTCGACGATGCGGCGCCCGACTTGGCGTGCGCCACGTAGAGGTCGACCGTGCCGTAGACGGTGACGGTGCTCTGCGCGAGTGCAAGGGTGGAGGCCGCGAGCGCGAGGCCGGCGGTGGCTGTCTTCTTCATGGGGTGTTGTCTCCGGGTGTGGCGTGCCGCCTGCGGGTGCAGGTCGGTGCCGCTTGTGTGCTTGTCGATGTCCGGGGCTTACGATAGAAATGAAGACCCGCCAAATCTGTCAACGCTTTGACAGATTCGTGAACATCAAGGCAGGGAGAACCCGCTGGCCCGATCGACTGTTTCCACCCCCAAAGACGCGCTGAACGCCGAAGAGAGCGCCGATCTGCTCGAGCGCGCGCTGCGCTGGAACGAGCTCTTCTCGCACTGGCCCGACACGCTGCGCGCCGAACTCATGAAGTCGGCGCGCCTGGTGCGCTACCGCCGCCGCACGCAGGTGCTGGCGAGCGACCGCCGCAAGCGCGAGCTGCTGGCGGTGGTGTCAGGCTGCCTCGAAATCAGCAACATGAACCCGCAGGGGCGCAAGTACGTCAACGCGCTGCTCGGCCCCGGTCAGGTGGCGCCGCTGGTGCGCCTGCTGGCCGACGTGCCGCTGCCCTACGACTACCACGCGCACGAAGACTCGGTGATCGTCCACCTGCCGAGCGATGCCGTGATCGCGTTGCTCGACGCCGAGCCCGTGCTGTGGCGCGACGTGGCCAAGCTGGCCCTGCAGCGCCAGCGGCTGAGCGTGATGCTGCTGCAGGGCCAGATGCTGAACTCCGTGCGTGCGCGGGTGGCCGCCACGCTGACGAGCGTGATCCATTTCTACGGCATGCAGGTGAAGGCGGCGGCGAGCCTGCCCGTGCGCCTGTCGCAGAACGACCTCGCGGCGATGCTCGGGCTGTCGCGCCAGACCATCAACAAGGAGCTGGGGCGGCTGGTCGCCGAAGGCGTGATCGACATGAGCTACAAGCGCATCCGCATCGTGGACCCGGAGCGGCTCATGCTGATCGCGGCCGGCGCCGAGCCGCAATGAGCGGCGTTGCGTCAGCTCAGGGGTGGATCTTCTCGCCCTTGGCGAGCATCTCGACGAACTGCGCGATGCGACGGGCGCGTGTCTCGGGCTTCTTTGCGCCCTGCGTGCGGAACAGCACCGCATAGCGGTTGCGCGCATCCAGCGTGGCGAAGAAGGCCTTCGCGGTGCGGTTGGCGTCGAGCGCGGCCTGCAGGTCGGGCGGCACGGTCGCCACGCTGGCGGCGTCGTAGGCCGCGTCCCAGCGGCCGTCGGCGCGGGCACGTTCCACCTCGGCCAGGCCACCCGGCTGCATGCGGCCGTCGTCGATGAGCTTCAGCACCTTGTCGCGGTTGATCTTCGACCAGATGCTGCGCGCGGTGCGCGGCGTGAAGCGCTGCAAAAAGAACTGCGCGTCCTGGCTCTTGCGCTGGCCGTCGATCCAGCCGAAGCACAGCGCAATCTCCAGTGCCTCGGGGTGGTCGACGGAGGCGATGCCGCTGGCTTTCTTCGCGATGCGCAGCCAGACGCCGGCGTGCGTGGCGTGGTGCTTCTGGTACCAACGCAGCAGCGCTGCGGCGTCGGTGCATTCCAGCGGCGTGTCGTCGACGATGCGGTCCGTCTTGACCGCTGTCTTCTTCGCCGCCGGGCTCACGGCACCCACCAGTAGCGCAGTGCGTGGAAGTAGATCGGGGCCGCGAAGATCACCGAGTCGAGCCGGTCGAGCATGCCGCCGTGGCCTTCGATCATGGAGCCCCAGTCCTTCACGCCGCGGTCGCGCTTGATGGCCGACATCACGAGCCCGCCGAAGAAGCCGAGCAGGCAGATCATGAAGGCCATCAGCGCGGCTTGCCACGGGTTGAAGGGCGTGGCCCAGTACAGCGCCGCGCCCATCGCGGTGGCGCTGGCGACGCCGCCGATCAGGCCTTCCCAGGTCTTCGAAGGCGACAGCTCGGGCGCCACCTTGCGCTTGCCGAAGAGCTTGCCCCACACGTACTGCAGCACGTCGCTGCCCTGCACCACGATGACGAGGAAGGCGATCAGCAGCAGGTTGCGGCCCTCGAAGCCCGGAATCTGCAGCGTGAGCAGCGCCGGCACGTGGCTGATGCAGAACACGCACACCATCAGGCCCCACTGGATCTTCGAGGTGCGCTCCAGGAAGCGCTGCGTGTCGCCGCCCACGGCCGCCAAAATCGGCAGCAGCAGGAAGGCGTAGACGGGGATGTAGATCGAGTACAGCCCGTACCAGTCGATCCAGATCAGGAAGTACTGGCCCGGCAGCGCGACGAAGAAGGCCAGCGCAATCGCGCCGTGGTCGCCGCGCCGCGTGTAGGCCAGGCTGATGAACTCGCGCAGCGCATAGAACGAGATCAGGTAGAACAGCACGATCACGCCGCCCTTGCCGAAGGCAAAGGCCAGGCCGATCACCGCCACCATCACCCACCACGCGTTGACGCGCGAGTTGAGGTTGTCGATCACCGAGTGCGGCTGGCCGTGCGCCACGCGCCACTTGAGCAGCGCACCGATCGAAGAGGCGAGCACCAGCACACCGAAGACGCCGCCGAAGAGCTTGAAGGTGGTCCAGGCGAAGGGAGAGAGTTCGATCACGAGGCGGTCCCTCCGTTGGTCTCGATGCGGTCGTACTCGGGGCGCAGGTCGAGCATGGCGGTGCGCGCGCGGGCAAGGAAGGCGACCTTGTCTTCGCCTTCTTCGAGCTGGATCGGCGCGCCGAAGCGCACCGTGCAGGCCAGCGGAATCGGCACCAGCGTGCCCTTGGGCAGCACGCGTTTGAGGTTCTCGATCCACACCGGCACCAGCCGCACGGTGGGGCAGGCGCGCGCCAGGTGGAAGAGGCCGCTCTTGAGCGGCAGCAGGATGTCGTCGCCCGTGTTGCGCGTGCCCTCGGGGAACATGATGAGCGAGTCGCCGCCTTCCAGCGCCTCCTTCATCTGGTCGACCGGGTTGCCGCCCTGGCCCGAGCCGTCGCGGCGGATCATGAGCGCGTTGAACACGTCCTTGCCGATGAAGTTGCGCAGCTTCGAGGCCTCCCAGTAGTCCTGTCCGGCCACGGGCCGCGTGAGCGCGCGCAGGTCGGACGGCAGCGTGGCCCACAGCAGCACGAAGTCGCCGTGGCTCGTGTGGTTGGCGAAGTACAGCGTTTGCTCGGCCTTGGGCGTGGTGCCCGACCAGATCGCGCGCACGCCGGTCAGCAGGCCGGCCGCGCCGATGATGAGCTGGCCCGCCACCACCGCGAGCCCGCGGCGCACGATGGCACCGGGCCGGGCGCTGTCGTCGCTGCTGTCGTTCTTGTTGGTGCCGTTGTCGTTGTTGTTCAAGCGATTTCCTGTGTCATGAGGGCAAGCAGGAACAGCGCGTTCTGGCAGGCGATCACGATGGCGTGGCGCTGCATGAGTTGGCGGGTTCCCTGGACGCGGTCGGCGAGCGCGCGGGCACTGGGGTGCGGCGGCGGGTCACGCAGCCCGAGCACGGAGAGCGCGTTGTCCAGCGCGCCCAGCGTGGCGATCTGGCCGTTGGCCAGGCCTTCGAACAGCGCCTGGTCCAGACGCAGCCGGAAGGCGAAGTAGCGTTCGATCACGCCCAGCACCATCACCCCCGCAAAAGCCAGGATGGCGGTGTTCGACAGCCCGCGCAGCGTGAGCGCCAGCACCAGCGCCGCGATGCAGGTGAGCGCAAGGCCCAGGAAGGCGAGCACGGCCGCCGCGCGCAACAGGCCGGCCAGGGTGGTGCAGGTGGCGCGTTCGTTGTCAGTCATGGCGCGAGGGTCCTCCAAGGGGGTCGAGTGCGGTGCGCCAGGCGGCGTGCAGCACGATCTGGGGGCGTGCGCGGCGCACGGTGTCTTCGGCGTGGGCCAGACCGTGGTCGCGGCCCAGCCAGGCGATCACGGCGCCGGCGCTGCGCGAGAAGCCCAGCGCGCAGCAGACCCACACGGCCGTGCCGTCGGCCACTGCCGCGCGGCGCTGGCCTTCGATGACGGCCGCCGCGCGGCGCAGGCGCACGGGCGGCGGCACCACGAGGTCGAGCAGCGGCACGCAGCGCGCATGCGTGGGCGGCACACCGGCCGGCAGTTGCAGCTCGGCGCACAGGCTCACGAGCCTCGGCTGGCCGGCGGCAAGCCATTCGGCCTGCGTGGGGCGCCGGCCGAGCCAAAGGCCCGGCACCACCTCGACCGAGGCCGGCAGCTTGCGCGTCCAGAGCCACACGTTGAAGGCCGCGCCCAGGCGATAGGGCGCCAACAGCCAGCGCGCCGCCCAGCCCATGCGGCCGTGGCCGTCCATCTGGAAACCGCGCGCGCCGAAGCCGAGGTAATTGAGCGACACCAGCGCAAGTGCTGCCGCCGGCCACGCCAGCCACAGCGCCACGCCGCCCGTCGCCAGCGCCGCGAACAGGCACAGCACCGCGCCCACGGCGTAGAAGCCCGCGAGCTTCAGCCGCTGCGGATCGCGCGCCAGGCGCCATGCGCGCAGCATCGACACGCGGCGCGCCATCGGCCACAGCCACACGCAGAAGATGCCGAGCAGCGCGCCGGTCGGGATGTCGATGAAGTGGTGCTGCCAGGTCGTGAGCACCGAAGCGCAGATCGCGAAGGCCCACACATGCAGCACCAGCCGCGCCCACAGCGGCCGGATGAAACGCCGGTACCAGTCCCACAGGATCACGGCCAGCGCGATGTGCAGCGAGGGCGCCTGGTTGTAGGGCTGGTCGAAGCCGCGCAGCGCGTTGAACAGGAAGGCCGGCGCGCCCTCCACCGGCGGCTGGCCGAAGCTGAAGTGCAGCGGCCAGAAGATGAAGCAGGTGCAGGCGATGAGCGTGGCGCTCACGAGCCGCAGCGCATGCCGGTCGAGCGTGTGGCGGTCGCGCGCCAGGAACAGCGATAGCGCGTAGAAGACGTTGATGGTCCAGTACGGAAAGATCGTCCAGGCCCAGAAGGGCAGCTGCCGCTCCCAGTCGAAGGCCATCGACGGCACGCTGGCGCGCGTGGTGGCCCACCAGTTGGCGAAGCCGTAGGTCGCATAGAACAGCGGCCCCAGAAACACCAGCCACGCGGCGGCGCGTTTCCACGGCCGGGGCGCCAGCCGGGCGGTCATTGCGCGACGCGCACCGCCAGAGACACCGTGAAGATCCCCCACTCGTCCACGCGCTGGTCGATCTTGCGGAAGCCCGCCTCTTCGACCAGCTGGTCCATCTCGGCCTGCGTGCGCCGGCGCATCACCCAGGCTTCGCCCTGGCGGTGGCTGGTGAGCGCGCGGGCGATCATTTCGAGCTGCGGGTGCCACGGCTGGCCGGTGTAGACCAGGTAGCCGCGGTCTTCCACCGCGTCGCCCACGCCCGCGAGCGAGCGGCGCACCATCTCGTTGTCGGGGAACAGCTCGTACAGGCCCGACACCACGGCCAGCGTGGGCCGCGGCGTCACGCTCGCAAGGCTCATGCGGTCGAAGGCGTCGGCCTGCACGAACTGGGCGACGTCTTCCAGGCCCTTCTCGGCGATCAGGGCCGTGCCGTCGCGCACGTTGATGTCGCTGTAGTCGCGCAGCAGCACCGAGCTGGCTTTCACCGGGCTGGCCAGCACCGCGTCGAGCACGTAGCGGCCATGGCCGGCCGCGATGTCCATGAGCCGCACCTCGCGGTGCATCTCGACCAGCCGCTCCATCGCGATGCGCAGCAGCTCTTCGACGTGGACCTTGCGCTGCCGGATGCCGCGCCAGCCGATGGAGTCGAGGTAGGTGCGGTCGACCGAGCGGCCCAGCGCGCCCTTGCCCTGCGGCTGGTTGCGGTAGACGTAGTCGAGCGTGCTGCCCGAGTCGAAGCCGGTGGCGTGACCCAGCGCCACGCCGCTGGACAGCGCGCCGCCCACGCGCAGCCCGCCGCGCGTGATCGCCCAGTAGGCGCCGCGCGGCGACAGCGGCGAGAGCGGTTCGGCCAGCGCGCGCGATTCGTCGGCCGTGTGGCCGCTCAGGTGCGCCTCGCGCAGGTCGACCGGCACGGCCGGCTCGTCGAAGCGCTGCAGGATGAATTCGCGGATCGACGCCACCGCGGGCTCCCGGTCTTTCTCGCCCAGCGTGTCGTGGAAGAAGCCCGGCAGCACCGTCTTCGTCTTCACGGCGCTGCCCAGCCGGTCGAAGAACTGGTGCTGCGGCTTGTGGTGCACCACCCAGTCGGCGCCCGAGATGAGCAGCTGCACCGGCAGCGTGATCGCGTTGGCGTCGGCCACCACGCGGTCGGCCGCCTCGTACAGGCCCAGCAGGATGTTGACGGCGATGGGGCGCGAGATCAGCGGGTCGTTCGTGTAGCTCTCGATGCGCGCGGGGTCGTGCGTGAGGAACTTCGGCTTCACGTAGCTGTTCACGAAGAACAGCCCGCGCAGCTTGTGCATGAGCGCCAGCCCCGGCCGCGCGAACGGCACGTAGAGCTTGACCTTGAAGGCCGGCGAAGCCAGCGTGAGGCCGCGCACCTTGGGCGCGTAGTCGTGCGCCCAGGTGGCGATCAGCACCGCGCCCACGCTCTGCGCGACCACGTGGATGTCGTGCTCGGGCACGCCGTGTGCGGCGGCGATGTGCTGCACGAAGGTCTGCACGTCGCGTACCGAGGTGCCGAAGCTGGGGCTGTAGCCGCGCGGGCCTGGCGAGCGGCCGTGGCCGCGCGCGTCCCAGGCGAAGAAGTCGAAATCGGGCAGGTTGAGCTCGTCGACCAGGTGCGCCATGCGCGCGCCGTGTTCGTGGCCGCGGTGGAACAGCAGCACGGCACCGCGCCGTGCGCCGCTGGTGGCCGGCCAGTGGCGGTAGAACAGCGATTCGCCGTCGTGCGTGCGGAAGTGGTGCTCGGCGGCGACGCGGGGTGCGGAAAGGGTCATGAGTGGGTTCTTTTCTATTTATTTGTGTGGGGTGTTTCAGGCGGCGGGCGCCTCAGCCTCGGCCAGTGCGCGGCGGATGCGGTTGACGACCGTCCAGGCCACCAGCGCAGCCAGCAGCGGCATCAACAGCGCCGTCCAGCCCGGCAGCGGCCCGCCAAGGGCCACATACAACCCGAGCGCGCCGAACACGAAGGCCCGGTCGCTCTTGCCCATCGGCCCGTCGTAGCGGCGCGAGGCGCCCACGGTCGGGCCCAGCGCGCCGGCGAATTCGCTCAGCCCGGCCAGCACGATGACCGTGCCGACCCAGAACGGCGCGAACGGCACCACCAGCGCAAAGGGCAGGTAGAGCGCGGCGTCGGAGACCACGTCGGTGAGTTCGTTGAGGAAGGCGCCCAGCTTGCTCTGCTGGTGGTGTTCGCGGGCCAGCATGCCGTCGATGGCGTTGAAGGCCATGCGCAGGAACATCCAGGCGGGAATCAGGCCGAAGGCCGCCAGCGAGGGCGCGGCGAAGAACAGCCAGAGCCCGAGCCCGACCGACACCGCGCAGGCCGCCAGCGTCACCTGGTTGGCCGTCACGCCCATCGCATGCAGCCGGACCACGAGCGGTCGCAGCAGTGCCTGGAAACGCGGTTTCAGTTCGTAGATGGACACGCCTGACCTTCCCCTCGTTTTGTTGTAGTGGCCGATCATTCTGCCAGTGTGAAAAGTGGGCCGGACGCCCGGCACTTCGCGCTCTCGCCGCCCCCCGAGGGGGCACTCGCCCGCCGGGGGCGGCCCGGCGCGGCACCCGGACTAAACTTGCTCCCGAAGCCCTACCCCAATGACCATCCAGACCGACGATTTCGCCCCCGCCCCGCAACGCGTGGTGTCCGCCGCCCCGCCTCGCCCAACGAGGAGGCGATCGAGCGGGCCTTGCGGCCCAAGCTGCTCGACGAATACGTCGGCCAGGCCAAGGTGCGCGAGCAGCTCGAGATCTTCATCGGCGCGGCGCGCAAGCGCAAAGAGGCGCTCGACCACGTGCTGCTGTTCGGCCCGCCGGGCCTGGGCAAGACCACGCTGTCGCACATCATTGCGGCCGAACTGGGCGTCAACCTGCGCCAGACCTCGGGCCCGGTGCTCGAGAAGCCCAAGGACCTGGCGGCGCTGCTGACCAACCTCGAGCCGAACGACGTGCTCTTCATCGACGAAATTCACCGCCTGAGCCCGGTCGTCGAAGAAATTCTGTACCCCGCGCTGGAGGACTACCAGATCGACATCATGATCGGCGAGGGCCCCGCGGCGCGCAGCATCAAGCTCGACCTGCAGCCCTTCACGCTGGTGGGCGCCACCACGCGCGCCGGCATGCTGACCAACCCGCTGCGCGACCGCTTCGGCATCGTCGCGCGGCTGGAGTTCTACACGCCCGAAGAACTCGCGCTCATCGTGACCCGCAGCGCCCGCCTGCTCAAGGTCGAGACCGACGCGGCCGGCGGCTTCGAGATCGCGCGCCGTTCGCGCGGCACGCCCCGCATCGCCAACCGCCTGCTGCGCCGCGTGCGCGACTATGCCGAGGTGAAGGGCGACGGCCGCATCACCGAAGACATCGCCCACAAGGCACTCGCCATGCTCGACGTCGACCCGCAGGGCTTCGACCTCATGGACCGCAAGCTGCTCGAGGCCGTGATCCACCGCTTCGACGGCGGCCCGGTCGGCCTGGACAACGTGGCGGCCAGCATCGGCGAAGAGCGCGACACCATCGAAGACGTGATCGAGCCGTACCTGATCCAGCAGGGTTATCTGCAACGCACGCCGCGCGGGCGCATCGCCACGCTCGCGGCCTATCGCCACCTGGGCGTGACGCCGCCGTCGAGCCGCTCGGACGGACAAGACCTTTTCGGAGCCTGAGAATTCCATGCACACCCACGACCTGAGCGCCTGGCAGCACGACCATCATTTCGGCGCCGGCAACGCCGCCGCCGAACGCAGCACCCGCCTCGTGATGTGGATCACCGCCGCCATGATGGTGGTCGAGATCGGCGCCGGCTGGTGGTTCAACTCCATGGCGCTGCTGGCCGACGGCTGGCACATGAGTTCGCACACGCTGGCCATCGGCCTGAGCGCCTTTGCCTACGCCGCCGCACGGCGCTACGCCCGCGACCCGCGCTTTGCCTTCGGCACCTGGAAGATCGAAGTGCTCGGCGGCTTCGCGAGCGCGCTGCTGCTGCTCGGCGTCGCCGCGCTCATGGTGGTCGGTTCGCTGGAGCGGCTGTGGTCGCCCGTGGCCATTCACTACCCCGAGGCCATCTCGATCGCGGTGCTGGGCCTGGTGGTGAACCTGGTCTGCGCACGGCTCTTGGGGCATTCGCACGATCACCATGGCCATGGGCACGACCACCACGGCCATGATCACCATGACCACGATCACGGCCACGACCTCAACCTGCGCTCCGCCTACCTGCACGTGGTGGCCGACGCCGCCACCTCGGTGCTCGCCATCGCGGCGCTGCTGGGCGGCTGGTTCTACGGCTGGTCCTGGCTCGACCCGGCCATGGGCATCGTCGGCGCCGTGCTCGTCGCCGTCTGGGCCAAGGGCCTGCTGAAGGAAACCGGCAAGGTCCTCCTCGACCGCGAGATGGACCACCCCGTCACCGAAGAAATCCGCGAAGGCGTCGAGACGATGCTGGCCGATTCCGAAACCCGCGTGGCCGACCTGCACGTCTGGCGCGTCGGCCGCGATGCGTACGCCTGCGCGCTGACGGTGGTGACGCACTCGGCCACGCTGACGGCCGACCAGGTGCGGGCGTGCTTCTCTATGCACGAGGAGATCCGGCACTCGACGGTGGAGATTCAGCGCTGCGCTGAGTAGGTCGGGGTCTTGCTCCTTCCCCCTCTGGGGGAAGGCTGGGATGGGGGCAGGCAGAGCGCCCGATGGATGCGCCGCGTGCCCCCACCCCAACCCTCCCCGGAAGGGGGGAGAAAGACAGAAGTCAGGCCCCCGGCCGGCGGATGTGCCGCACGATCAACATCTGCGCCGTGTAGTACGTCGCCAGCACCCACAGCGACGCCAGCAGCAGCGGCGACACGAACCGGTTGATCGCCAGCAGCGCATCACTCAGCATGAAGAAGCAGGCGCCCACCGCCACCCACAGCGCGGCTGGGTCGCCTGAACGCAGCACCGCCGCACGCCCGATCGCCTGGGCCGCCATGCAGGCGATCACCACCACATAGAACCCGACCGGGATGCGCAGCGCCACCGGCAGGCCGCCCTGCCACAAGAAGGCGTACATGCCCGCGCCGATCAGCAGCGTGGCCGCCAGTGCGCGGGGGCGCGGGAACAGACCGACGCCGATGCGGAACAGCGCGATGTACGCCAGGTGCGCGAGCAGGAAGCACACGAGCCCGGGCACGAACAGGTTCGCCGGCCCCATCAGCAGCACGTCACCCGCGAGCGAGGCGACGAGGCCGGCGAGCAGCAGCGCATCGAAGCGCGTCATGCCGCCGGGCTGCTGTTGCGCGCGGCGGGCCGCGAAGACGATCGCGATCGCCAAGGCCAGCGGCTTGCAGACGAGGTGCAACCAGCCGATGCCCAATGCCGCGCTCGCCGTCGCCAGTGCGGCCGCCTCGACCAGCAGCACCTCGGTGACCGAGAGCCGCCCCTGCAGCACCGCGCCGACCGCCCACAGCCCGGCCGTGAGCGCGGCCAGCCAGACGGCAGCCTGTGGCAACGGAAGGGCGTCGGCAGACCAGAGGAACACGCTCACCGCGGCCAGCAGCCCAAGGAACTGCAGGCCCGCGAACCACTGCACGCCGCGGCCCACCACGGGCTCGTAGCGCGTCACCTGCGCGATGTCGAAAGCCGGCTTCGGGTAGCGCGCCGCCACGTCGTCGGGGCGCCAGCCAGGCGGCTTGAACCACACGCGCAGCTTGTCGGACCAGCGGCGCGCGTGCCACGAATCGCGCGCCAGCGCCCAGTACACCTCGGCG
This window harbors:
- a CDS encoding lysoplasmalogenase family protein; this encodes MRPGQIIVLASPVFFLLIAIEFAVGRARARRGTGQDTYRLADAVNSIGLGMLSQISAVLTGLLRIGIYTAVYSAVALFPQDAAREFWTTWYGWLLALVFYDFCYYWLHRMGHESAVLWAAHVVHHQSQHYNLSTALRQTSSGALLGWVFYLPMAVAGVPPLVFGVVALIDLLYQFWVHTEQVGKLGWFDRWFCSPSNHRVHHAVNDTYLDRNYGGVLIVWDRLFGTFREEDERCVYGTRGELKSWDPLWANAEVYWALARDSWHARRWSDKLRVWFKPPGWRPDDVAARYPKPAFDIAQVTRYEPVVGRGVQWFAGLQFLGLLAAVSVFLWSADALPLPQAAVWLAALTAGLWAVGAVLQGRLSVTEVLLVEAAALATASAALGIGWLHLVCKPLALAIAIVFAARRAQQQPGGMTRFDALLLAGLVASLAGDVLLMGPANLFVPGLVCFLLAHLAYIALFRIGVGLFPRPRALAATLLIGAGMYAFLWQGGLPVALRIPVGFYVVVIACMAAQAIGRAAVLRSGDPAALWVAVGACFFMLSDALLAINRFVSPLLLASLWVLATYYTAQMLIVRHIRRPGA
- the dmeF gene encoding CDF family Co(II)/Ni(II) efflux transporter DmeF; amino-acid sequence: MHTHDLSAWQHDHHFGAGNAAAERSTRLVMWITAAMMVVEIGAGWWFNSMALLADGWHMSSHTLAIGLSAFAYAAARRYARDPRFAFGTWKIEVLGGFASALLLLGVAALMVVGSLERLWSPVAIHYPEAISIAVLGLVVNLVCARLLGHSHDHHGHGHDHHGHDHHDHDHGHDLNLRSAYLHVVADAATSVLAIAALLGGWFYGWSWLDPAMGIVGAVLVAVWAKGLLKETGKVLLDREMDHPVTEEIREGVETMLADSETRVADLHVWRVGRDAYACALTVVTHSATLTADQVRACFSMHEEIRHSTVEIQRCAE